Proteins encoded within one genomic window of Macrotis lagotis isolate mMagLag1 chromosome 3, bilby.v1.9.chrom.fasta, whole genome shotgun sequence:
- the CATSPER1 gene encoding cation channel sperm-associated protein 1, which produces MNYLTVPEDIRREVEVPQASEPAVAEEPLLSLGPLAGQPKAGLSKFPAHPSHPSHSSWGPGSLKSKFSRSSSRVQPSFTSMAHTWDQDHRVKPKKARIQRTRKKQMDAEEMFHACCGKITEVFHRVQFMLSILIKSLIFEVFIFIMVCLNTIVLVVQTFAEVEVWGEWYFTAFDSIFLCIYFLEAVLKLIVMGLQYFDSWNSLDFFIMVMALVDFILKQIYFSSAKRMTHSKTAFRILKIFKSLRALRVVMVLRRLRFLKSLQEVTGTLAQSLPSIGAILVLMFTCLFFFSVILRALFNESDPKHFQNIFTTIFTLFTMLTLDDWSLIYLASWNEGAWYIIPILMIYIIIQYLIFLNLVIAVLVDNFQMALLKGLEKVKLKKVARLQEKLLDESLTNLESEPEEKLSTSSLQSQIIEKKYGDLTAEQQDKMFHYLQLMAAVEHHQQLFRSQAAVIDEIIDKVFEAGEEDFKK; this is translated from the exons ATGAATTACTTAACAGTTCCAGAAGATATCCggagggaggttgaggttccaCAAGCCTCTGAGCCGGCAGTTGCTGAAGAGCCTCTCTTATCATTGGGCCCACTAGCAGGCCAACCCAAAGCTGGCCTTTCTAAGTTCCCGGCCCACCCCTCCCACCCCTCCCACTCCTCCTGGGGCCCTGGCAGCCTCAAGAGCAAGTTTTCTCGAAGTAGTAGCCGGGTCCAGCCATCCTTCACCTCCATGGCACATACCTGGGACCAAGATCACCGAGTAAAACCCAAGAAGG CCAGGATCCAGCGTACTCGAAAGAAGCAGATGGATGCTGAAGAGATGTTTCATGCTTGTTGTGGCAAGATCACCGAAGTCTTCCACCGGGTCCAGTTCATGCTGTCCATTCTGATCAAGAGCCTCATTTTTGAAGTCTTCATCTTCATCATGGTTTGTCTCAATACCATTGTACTGGTGGTCCAGACTTTTGCTGAAGTGGAAGTCTGGGGAG AGTGGTACTTCACAGCTTTTGACTCCATCTTCCTCTGCATCTACTTTTTGGAGGCGGTCCTGAAGCTCATAGTCATGGGACTTCAATACTTTGACTCTTGGAACAGCCTAG ATTTCTTTATTATGGTCATGGCCTTGGTGGACTTCATCCTCAAGCAGATCTACTTCTCCTCTGCCAAGAGAATGACCCACAGCAAAACTGCCTTTCGAATCCTCAAGATCTTCAAAAGTCTTCGAGCCCTGAGGGTTGTCATGGTGCTTCGCAGGCTCCG CTTCCTCAAGAGCCTTCAGGAGGTGACAGGAACTCTGGCTCAGTCGCTACCGTCCATCGGGGCCATCCTTGTCCTGATGTTCACTTGCCTTT TCTTCTTCTCCGTGATACTCCGAGCCCTGTTCAATGAGTCAGACCCCAAGCACTTCCAGAACATCTTTACCACCATCTTCACCCTTTTTACCATGCTCACTCTGGATGACTGGTCCCTCATCTACCTGGCCAGCTGGAATGAAG GTGCCTGGTATATCATCCCCATCCTCATGATCTACATTATTATACAATATTTAATTTTCCTCAA CCTGGTGATTGCAGTACTGGTGGATAACTTCCAGATGGCCCTACTCAAGGGGCTGGAAAAGGTGAAGCTCAAG AAAGTGGCCCGGCTTCAAGAGAAACTTCTGGATGAGTCTCTGACCAACCTTGAGTCAG aaccagaagaaaagcTGAGCACTTCCTCTCTACAATCAcagataattgagaaaaaatatggGGACCTGACTGCTGA GCAACAGGACAAAATGTTCCATTACCTCCAGCTGATGGCTGCAGTGGAACACCACCAGCAGTTGTTCAGGTCTCAGGCAGCTGTCATTGATGAGATCATTGACAAGGTGTTTGAG GCCGGAGAGGAAGATTTCAAGAAGTGA
- the LOC141516626 gene encoding small ribosomal subunit protein uS8-like, with product MVYMNVLADTLKSINNAENRGKHQVLIRPCSKVIIRFLTVMMKHGYIGEFEIIDDHRAGKIVVNFTGRLNKCGVISPRFDVQLKDLEKWQNNLLPSRQFGFIVLTTSAGIMNHEEARQKHAGGKILGFFF from the coding sequence ATGGTGTACATGAATGTCTTGGCAGATACTCTCAAAAGCATCAACAATGCAGAAAATCGAGGAAAACACCAGGTTCTCATTAGGCCGTGCTCTAAAGTAATCATCCGGTTCTTAACTGTGATGATGAAGCATGGTTACATTGGCGAATTTGAGATCATTGATGATCACAGAGCAGGAAAAATTGTTGTGAACTTCACGGGCAGATTAAACAAGTGTGGCGTAATCAGCCCCAGATTTGATGTTCAATTGAAAGATCTGGAAAAGTGGCAGAATAATCTGCTACCATCCCGTCAGTTTGGGTTCATTGTGCTTACAACCTCAGCTGGCATCATGAACCATGAGGAAGCAAGACAAAAACACGCAGGAGGAAAAATCCTGGGATTCTTTTTCTAA